The following coding sequences are from one Cetobacterium ceti window:
- a CDS encoding phage portal protein produces MLLGRTSPAFYIDCDNEISDYISNPFENPSFALAMFKRVEATKAIKISIFEGTGDKRKELTNHLLAPLCENLNKNLTWGEFISYVLNWSLGTDNGCLIRKVKGLSWTRPDIIVYNPSNFTVGCGIEGIRKITILNPSMTFEGEELKNFIWVKSPNFKDLIANLNPGMTKRGFSLQNAMGTVGAYIKSVWLWNWRISKNSGRATGIITAEQIRKENIEEIKDTISSQVTGHSNGGIMVLGGNAKYLDTSKNPTDADWLNGERIAHERICLSLGVPSELCGGGESTYNNRKQARAELYTDTIIPWAQDLVRMLNNLLKEELKGAYFDIKTSNIEALKKDKSAELKALESIKDRLTVNEYRKMVSLITGMELKDVENGNEIIIGNETLKTVSEPIGGEGGENEDDI; encoded by the coding sequence ATGCTTTTAGGGAGAACATCACCAGCTTTTTATATAGACTGTGATAATGAAATAAGTGATTATATCTCTAATCCTTTTGAAAATCCATCCTTTGCTCTTGCTATGTTTAAAAGAGTTGAGGCAACGAAGGCTATTAAAATTTCAATCTTTGAAGGAACAGGAGATAAAAGAAAAGAATTAACTAATCACTTACTGGCACCTCTATGTGAGAACTTAAATAAAAATTTAACATGGGGAGAGTTTATATCTTATGTATTAAATTGGAGCTTAGGAACTGACAATGGATGTTTGATAAGAAAAGTAAAGGGATTATCTTGGACACGACCCGATATTATAGTATATAACCCTTCAAATTTTACGGTTGGATGTGGAATTGAAGGGATAAGGAAAATAACTATATTAAATCCAAGTATGACATTTGAAGGAGAAGAGTTAAAAAACTTCATATGGGTGAAGTCACCAAATTTTAAAGATTTGATAGCAAATTTAAACCCAGGGATGACTAAAAGAGGATTTTCTCTTCAAAATGCCATGGGAACGGTGGGAGCATACATAAAATCTGTATGGTTGTGGAACTGGAGAATATCAAAGAATAGCGGTAGAGCAACAGGAATTATAACCGCAGAACAAATAAGAAAAGAAAATATAGAGGAAATAAAAGACACTATTTCCTCGCAAGTAACAGGACATAGCAACGGTGGAATAATGGTACTAGGAGGGAATGCGAAGTATTTAGATACTTCTAAAAATCCCACAGACGCAGACTGGCTAAATGGTGAGCGAATAGCTCACGAAAGAATTTGCCTATCTTTGGGTGTGCCTTCTGAACTTTGTGGAGGAGGGGAAAGTACATATAACAATAGAAAACAAGCTAGAGCAGAACTATATACAGATACAATAATCCCGTGGGCTCAAGATTTGGTAAGAATGTTAAATAACTTATTAAAAGAAGAATTAAAAGGAGCTTATTTTGATATTAAGACATCTAATATAGAGGCTTTGAAAAAAGATAAGAGTGCAGAGTTAAAAGCACTAGAAAGCATAAAAGACAGGCTTACAGTGAATGAATATCGTAAAATGGTATCTCTTATCACAGGAATGGAATTAAAAGATGTTGAGAATGGAAATGAAATTATTATAGGCAACGAAACTTTAAAGACTGTATCTGAACCAATTGGCGGTGAAGGTGGAGAGAATGAGGATGATATTTAA